In Paractinoplanes brasiliensis, the following proteins share a genomic window:
- a CDS encoding ABC transporter ATP-binding protein, with protein sequence MAEPNPSPVRGEDVLLEVDHVTLRFGGVVALNDVSFSLRKGEIFGLIGPNGAGKTTCFNAMTGVYRPTEGAIRFQGESIVGKKKHQITRGGIARTFQNVRLFPEMTALENVMVGADAHHKTSVISALFRLPRFWREEKSGRARSIELLRFVGIAHRAGDVSRNLSYGEQRRLEIARALATNPTLLCLDEPAAGFNPAEKVELLQLIRKIRDTGVTVLLIEHDMRLVMGVTDRIVVLEFGKKIAEGTPAEVRDNPAVIAAYLGVPTDAA encoded by the coding sequence ATTGCCGAGCCCAACCCTTCCCCCGTACGGGGTGAGGATGTTCTGCTCGAGGTCGACCACGTGACGCTGCGTTTCGGTGGTGTCGTGGCGCTCAACGACGTCAGCTTCTCGCTGCGCAAGGGCGAGATCTTCGGGCTGATCGGGCCGAACGGCGCCGGCAAGACCACCTGCTTCAACGCGATGACCGGCGTCTACCGGCCGACCGAGGGGGCCATCCGGTTCCAGGGCGAGTCGATCGTCGGTAAGAAGAAGCACCAGATCACCCGGGGCGGCATCGCCCGCACGTTCCAGAACGTGCGGCTGTTCCCCGAGATGACGGCGCTCGAGAACGTCATGGTGGGCGCGGACGCGCATCACAAGACGAGCGTCATCAGCGCGCTGTTCCGCCTGCCGCGGTTCTGGCGCGAGGAGAAGTCGGGTCGCGCGCGTTCGATCGAATTGCTCCGCTTCGTCGGGATCGCCCATCGGGCCGGCGATGTGAGCCGGAACCTCTCCTACGGTGAGCAGCGCCGCCTGGAGATCGCGCGGGCGCTGGCCACCAATCCGACCCTGCTCTGCCTGGACGAGCCGGCCGCCGGTTTCAACCCGGCCGAGAAGGTGGAGCTGCTCCAGCTCATCCGCAAGATCCGTGACACCGGGGTGACGGTGCTGCTGATCGAGCACGACATGCGCCTGGTCATGGGCGTCACCGACCGGATCGTCGTGCTGGAGTTCGGCAAGAAGATCGCCGAGGGAACGCCCGCCGAGGTGCGGGACAACCCGGCTGTCATCGCCGCCTACCTGGGGGTGCCCACCGATGCTGCTTGA
- the pyk gene encoding pyruvate kinase, with translation MAVTRRVKIVCTMGPATASPERMLGLVEAGMDVARMNFSHGSHEDHQKVYDLVRSSSEQAGRAVAVLADLQGPKIRLGKFADGPHVWNTGDLVTITSEDILGTADRVSCTYTKLPLEVKPGDRLLIDDGKVAVEVTAVDNHTDIRCLVVEGGPVSNNKGVSLPNVAVSVPALSDKDAEDLRFALGLGVDLIALSFVRSPDDIKLVHEIMAEEGRTVPVIAKVEKPEAVEHLEAIVLAFDGVMVARGDLGVELPLDQVPLVQKRAVQLCRENAKPVIVATQMLDSMIENSRPTRAEASDVANAVLDGTDAVMLSGETSVGKYPVLTVSTMAKIVSTTEAGSIPVPRLQHDPRTHGGALTVAASQIARNIGAKALVAFSQTGDTVRRLARLHCELPLFAFTPVPAVRDQLALSWGVETFLTDFVQHTDDMFRQVDAKMLGLGLARPGDYVVVVAGSPPNAPGSTNTLRVHRLGDLTDPAGL, from the coding sequence ATGGCCGTGACACGCCGCGTAAAGATTGTCTGCACGATGGGGCCCGCGACCGCCTCCCCCGAGCGCATGCTCGGTCTGGTCGAGGCCGGCATGGACGTGGCCCGCATGAACTTCAGCCACGGCAGCCACGAGGACCACCAGAAGGTGTACGACCTCGTGCGCAGCTCCAGCGAGCAGGCCGGCCGGGCCGTCGCGGTCCTCGCCGACCTGCAGGGTCCCAAGATCCGGCTCGGCAAGTTCGCCGACGGGCCGCACGTCTGGAACACCGGTGACCTGGTCACCATCACCAGCGAGGACATTCTCGGCACGGCCGACCGGGTGTCCTGCACCTACACGAAGCTGCCGCTCGAGGTGAAGCCGGGCGACCGCCTGCTCATCGACGACGGCAAGGTCGCTGTCGAGGTCACCGCGGTCGACAACCACACCGACATCCGGTGCCTGGTCGTCGAGGGCGGCCCGGTCAGCAACAACAAGGGTGTCTCGCTGCCCAACGTCGCCGTCAGCGTGCCCGCGCTCAGCGACAAGGACGCCGAAGACCTCCGCTTCGCCCTCGGCCTCGGCGTCGACCTGATCGCGCTGTCGTTCGTGCGTTCGCCCGACGACATCAAGCTCGTGCACGAGATCATGGCCGAGGAGGGCCGCACCGTCCCGGTCATCGCCAAGGTCGAGAAGCCCGAGGCGGTCGAGCACCTCGAGGCGATCGTCCTCGCGTTCGACGGCGTCATGGTGGCCCGCGGCGACCTCGGCGTCGAGCTCCCGCTCGACCAGGTGCCGCTGGTGCAGAAGCGTGCCGTGCAGCTGTGCCGCGAGAACGCGAAGCCGGTCATCGTGGCCACCCAGATGCTCGACTCGATGATCGAGAACTCGCGCCCGACCCGCGCGGAGGCCTCCGACGTCGCGAACGCCGTGCTCGACGGCACCGACGCCGTGATGCTGTCCGGCGAGACCTCCGTCGGCAAGTACCCGGTGCTCACGGTCAGCACGATGGCCAAGATCGTCAGCACCACCGAGGCCGGCTCGATCCCGGTCCCGCGCCTGCAGCACGACCCGCGCACCCACGGCGGCGCGCTCACCGTCGCCGCGTCGCAGATCGCGCGCAACATCGGCGCCAAGGCGCTGGTCGCCTTCTCGCAGACCGGCGACACCGTACGCCGCCTGGCCCGCCTGCACTGCGAGCTGCCGCTGTTCGCCTTCACCCCGGTTCCCGCGGTGCGTGACCAGCTGGCGCTGAGCTGGGGTGTCGAGACGTTCCTGACCGACTTCGTGCAGCACACCGACGACATGTTCCGGCAGGTCGACGCGAAGATGCTCGGTCTCGGCCTGGCCCGTCCCGGCGACTACGTGGTCGTCGTGGCCGGCTCCCCGCCGAACGCGCCCGGCTCCACCAACACGCTGCGGGTCCACCGCCTCGGCGACCTCACCGACCCCGCCGGCCTGTGA
- a CDS encoding branched-chain amino acid ABC transporter permease: protein MSVSETETETEKASFRSNGGVRGWLGRQPVWVRWLVILAGAVAAYMLPYVGDIPLIGPQIVTEGIDWPSALFNMSYYVLLALGLNVVVGYAGLLDLGYVGFFAVGAYGTALLTSPDSILYEETGWKWLMAVPAALVLTMIAGVILGWPTLRLRGDYLAIVTLGFAEIIRIVATSTDVLRGDRGFASIPHPPGSWGGEPIFGVTDAVPYFWLGLTVIILVILGVRNLDRSRVGRSWLAIREDEEAAEVMGVRTFKYKLWAFAIGAFIGGLGGVLFAGEQSFINSQTFVLQFSILVLAGVVMGGSGNMAGAILGGVLISYIPDRLRGLSVGDTDLYEYRFAIFGAAIILIMVLRPQGLIPSRRRAMELKDREKEVAPQ from the coding sequence ATGAGCGTGAGCGAGACCGAGACCGAGACCGAGAAGGCTTCTTTCCGCTCGAACGGCGGGGTCCGGGGCTGGCTGGGCCGGCAACCGGTGTGGGTGCGCTGGCTGGTGATCCTGGCCGGGGCCGTGGCGGCGTACATGCTGCCGTACGTGGGTGACATCCCGCTGATCGGGCCGCAGATCGTCACCGAGGGCATCGACTGGCCGAGCGCCCTGTTCAACATGTCCTACTACGTGTTGCTGGCCCTGGGCCTCAACGTGGTGGTGGGCTATGCGGGCCTGCTCGACCTGGGCTACGTCGGCTTCTTCGCCGTCGGCGCCTACGGCACGGCGCTGCTGACCTCGCCCGACTCGATCCTTTACGAGGAGACGGGTTGGAAGTGGCTGATGGCGGTGCCGGCGGCGCTGGTCCTCACCATGATCGCCGGGGTGATCCTGGGCTGGCCGACCCTGCGGCTGCGCGGTGACTACCTCGCGATCGTGACGCTGGGCTTCGCCGAGATCATCCGCATCGTGGCAACGTCGACGGACGTGCTGCGCGGTGACCGTGGCTTCGCGAGCATCCCGCACCCGCCGGGCTCCTGGGGCGGCGAGCCGATCTTCGGCGTGACCGACGCGGTGCCGTACTTCTGGCTCGGCCTGACGGTCATCATCCTGGTGATCCTGGGCGTCCGGAACCTCGACCGCAGCCGGGTCGGCCGCTCGTGGCTGGCCATCCGCGAGGACGAAGAAGCCGCCGAGGTCATGGGCGTGCGCACCTTCAAGTACAAGCTGTGGGCGTTCGCCATCGGCGCGTTCATCGGTGGTCTGGGCGGCGTGCTGTTCGCCGGCGAGCAGAGCTTCATCAACTCGCAGACGTTCGTGCTCCAGTTCTCGATCCTGGTGCTGGCGGGCGTGGTCATGGGTGGCTCCGGCAACATGGCCGGCGCGATCCTGGGCGGCGTGCTGATCTCGTACATCCCCGACCGCCTGCGCGGCCTGTCGGTGGGCGACACCGACCTGTACGAGTACCGATTCGCGATCTTCGGCGCCGCGATCATTCTGATCATGGTGCTGCGGCCGCAGGGTCTGATCCCGAGCCGCCGCCGCGCGATGGAGCTCAAGGACCGCGAGAAGGAGGTGGCTCCCCAGTGA
- a CDS encoding branched-chain amino acid ABC transporter substrate-binding protein: MRQVLARAIGGVAIIGLIAGAAACNSGSSSDDTASEGNCGYKLAFFGALTGSAANLGVNIEQGFELAIDQYNKSKGSTCIEVAKFDSQGEASVAPGVARSLVADKKILGIVGPPFSGESEAADPIFESAGIPTITPSATRVSLSSKGWKVFHRAVANDDAQGPAAASYIKDNLKAQKVFVADDQSAYGAGLADVVKSKLGSLVVATDKTEGDGKQADFSALVQKVTSSGATALFYGGYYTNAGIIRKQLTAAGWKGTLLGGDGMKDPGLSKASGVAAAVGTVVTCPCSPPEAAGGTFVNDYKAKWNQDAGTYSDVAYDAANIFLQGIDAGNNTQAKLLEYLKTVNYKGIANTYKFTETGELDPSFIKVWAFKFDNSGDAKADVEIKTS, from the coding sequence TTGAGGCAGGTTCTCGCACGAGCCATCGGCGGGGTGGCCATCATCGGGCTCATCGCCGGTGCTGCTGCTTGTAATAGCGGATCGAGCAGCGACGACACCGCGAGCGAGGGGAACTGCGGCTACAAGCTCGCGTTCTTCGGCGCTCTGACCGGCTCGGCCGCCAACCTCGGTGTGAACATCGAGCAGGGCTTCGAGCTGGCTATCGACCAGTACAACAAGTCCAAGGGCTCGACGTGTATCGAGGTCGCGAAGTTCGACTCCCAGGGTGAGGCCTCGGTCGCTCCCGGTGTCGCCCGCAGCCTGGTCGCGGACAAGAAGATCCTGGGCATCGTCGGCCCGCCCTTCTCGGGCGAGTCCGAGGCCGCCGACCCGATCTTCGAGTCGGCCGGCATCCCGACCATCACCCCGTCGGCGACGCGCGTCTCGCTGTCGTCGAAGGGCTGGAAGGTCTTCCACCGCGCCGTCGCCAACGACGACGCCCAGGGTCCGGCCGCCGCGTCGTACATCAAGGACAACCTGAAGGCCCAGAAGGTCTTCGTCGCGGACGACCAGTCGGCGTACGGCGCCGGCCTGGCCGACGTGGTGAAGTCGAAGCTCGGCTCGCTGGTTGTCGCGACCGACAAGACCGAGGGTGACGGCAAGCAGGCCGACTTCTCGGCCCTGGTCCAGAAGGTGACCTCGAGCGGCGCCACGGCGTTGTTCTACGGCGGCTACTACACCAACGCGGGCATCATCCGCAAGCAGCTCACCGCTGCCGGTTGGAAGGGCACGCTGCTCGGCGGCGACGGCATGAAGGACCCCGGCCTGTCCAAGGCCTCGGGTGTCGCGGCCGCGGTCGGCACCGTTGTGACCTGCCCGTGTTCCCCGCCGGAGGCGGCGGGTGGCACCTTCGTCAACGACTACAAGGCGAAGTGGAACCAGGACGCCGGCACCTACTCCGACGTCGCTTACGACGCCGCGAACATCTTCCTTCAGGGCATCGACGCGGGTAACAACACTCAGGCGAAGCTCCTCGAGTACCTGAAGACCGTGAACTACAAGGGCATCGCGAACACCTACAAGTTCACCGAGACCGGTGAGCTCGACCCCAGCTTCATCAAGGTGTGGGCGTTCAAGTTCGACAACTCCGGCGACGCCAAGGCCGACGTGGAGATCAAGACCTCCTGA
- a CDS encoding acyl-CoA thioesterase codes for MTQPLSGQAAVDQLLEVLDLKQLDAATFVGESPQTGAQRVFGGQVAGQALVAAGRTVDPDRLVHSLHGYFVRPGDPTEPIRFTVETIRDGRSFSVRRSTAQQHGKTIFFMSASFQVLEEGLDHHSPAPVGVPGPDEVQTMADWVRKYPSRRGAFAAAPRAVDVRYVNDPGWVPPGDRNASEQQRVWMRVDGKLPDDPLIHACALTYASDLSLLDSVLSVHGEVWGPGGVIGASLDHALWLHRPFRADEWFLYDCTSPSASGSRGLASGRMFTEDGRHIASAVQEGLLRRVGERK; via the coding sequence GTGACGCAACCGCTCAGCGGACAAGCCGCCGTCGACCAGTTGCTCGAGGTCCTCGACCTCAAGCAACTGGACGCGGCGACCTTCGTCGGGGAAAGCCCGCAGACCGGCGCCCAGCGGGTCTTCGGCGGCCAGGTGGCCGGGCAGGCGCTCGTCGCGGCCGGCCGCACGGTCGACCCGGACAGGCTGGTCCACTCGCTGCACGGCTATTTCGTGCGCCCGGGCGACCCGACCGAGCCGATCCGGTTCACCGTCGAGACGATCCGCGACGGGCGGTCCTTCTCGGTGCGGCGTTCCACGGCCCAGCAGCACGGCAAGACCATCTTCTTCATGTCGGCCTCGTTCCAGGTGCTCGAGGAGGGCCTCGATCACCACAGCCCGGCCCCGGTCGGGGTGCCCGGGCCCGACGAGGTGCAGACGATGGCCGACTGGGTGCGGAAATATCCCAGCCGCCGGGGCGCCTTCGCCGCCGCGCCCCGGGCCGTCGACGTGCGGTACGTCAACGATCCGGGCTGGGTGCCGCCGGGCGACCGCAACGCCAGCGAGCAGCAGCGCGTCTGGATGCGGGTCGACGGCAAGCTGCCGGACGACCCGCTGATCCACGCCTGCGCCCTGACCTACGCGTCCGACCTGTCGCTGCTCGACTCGGTGCTGTCGGTGCACGGCGAGGTCTGGGGTCCGGGCGGTGTCATCGGCGCCAGCCTCGACCACGCTCTCTGGCTCCACCGGCCGTTCCGCGCCGACGAGTGGTTCCTGTACGACTGCACGAGCCCGTCGGCCAGCGGCAGTCGCGGCCTGGCCAGCGGCCGCATGTTCACCGAGGACGGCCGGCACATCGCCAGCGCCGTTCAGGAGGGCCTGCTCCGGCGGGTCGGGGAACGTAAGTAG
- a CDS encoding branched-chain amino acid ABC transporter permease codes for MDFSGLINDFGPLTVTGLAQGAIIALFALGYTLVYGVLRLINFAHSEVFLLGTYATLLAWGLFGLDQNSPVPAVGSMLLYMVVGLIAAIIVSGATALTVEFVAYRPLRRRNAPPLAFLITAIGASLFISEVVGVLTHRNQTGVPPVIQARPVFTIGDTTITNLQILIIVLALVMMFALDRFINGSRLGRGVRAVAQNPDSAALMGVNKSRVIALVFLLGGLMAGIAAVMYNLKIGVTRYDAGFLLGIDAFTAAVLGGIGNLRGALLGGLLLGVLQNYAAGLFGSQWLHAASFVLLVVILLFRPTGLLGESLGRARA; via the coding sequence GTGGATTTTTCCGGTCTGATCAATGATTTCGGGCCGCTCACCGTGACGGGTCTGGCCCAGGGCGCGATCATCGCGTTGTTCGCCCTGGGCTACACGCTGGTCTACGGTGTGCTGCGGCTCATCAACTTCGCGCACTCCGAGGTCTTCCTCCTCGGCACCTACGCCACCCTGCTGGCGTGGGGCCTGTTCGGACTCGACCAGAACTCGCCGGTTCCGGCGGTCGGCTCGATGCTGCTGTACATGGTGGTCGGCCTGATCGCCGCCATCATCGTCTCGGGCGCTACCGCGCTGACCGTCGAGTTCGTGGCCTACCGGCCGCTGCGCCGGCGCAACGCCCCGCCGCTGGCCTTCCTGATCACCGCCATCGGCGCCTCGCTGTTCATCTCCGAGGTCGTGGGTGTTCTGACGCACCGCAACCAGACCGGCGTGCCGCCGGTCATCCAGGCCCGGCCGGTGTTCACCATCGGTGACACCACGATCACGAACCTGCAGATCCTCATCATCGTGCTGGCGCTGGTGATGATGTTCGCGCTGGATCGTTTCATCAACGGGTCGCGGCTGGGCCGGGGTGTTCGCGCGGTGGCGCAGAACCCCGACAGCGCCGCGCTCATGGGCGTCAACAAGTCCCGCGTGATCGCCCTGGTGTTCCTGCTGGGCGGTCTGATGGCGGGCATCGCGGCGGTCATGTACAACCTGAAGATCGGCGTGACCCGGTACGACGCCGGCTTCCTGCTCGGCATCGACGCGTTCACCGCCGCCGTGCTGGGCGGCATCGGCAACCTGCGGGGCGCGTTGCTCGGCGGCCTGCTGCTGGGCGTGCTGCAGAACTACGCGGCGGGCCTGTTCGGTTCGCAGTGGCTGCACGCGGCCTCGTTCGTGCTGCTCGTGGTCATCCTGCTGTTCCGGCCGACCGGCCTGCTGGGTGAGTCGCTCGGAAGGGCCAGGGCATGA
- a CDS encoding ANTAR domain-containing response regulator: MADSQAGAERKRVLIAEDEALIRLDLAEMLVEEGYDVVGEAGDGETAVRLAEELRPDLVILDIKMPIMDGLAAAERIAGGRIAPVVILTAFSQRDLVERARAAGAMAYLVKPFQKSDLVPAVEIALSRYSEIAVLESEVAGLTERLETRKSVERAKGELMTKYQMTEPQAFKWIQRTAMDHRMTMREVADRILAEGQEAGGTQPANS; encoded by the coding sequence GTGGCCGACTCGCAGGCTGGTGCCGAGCGCAAGCGGGTGTTGATCGCCGAGGACGAGGCGCTCATCCGTCTGGACCTGGCCGAGATGCTCGTCGAGGAGGGCTACGACGTCGTCGGTGAGGCCGGCGACGGCGAGACCGCCGTCCGTCTGGCCGAGGAGTTGCGCCCCGACCTCGTCATTCTCGACATCAAAATGCCCATCATGGACGGGCTGGCGGCCGCCGAGCGGATCGCCGGGGGCCGGATCGCCCCGGTTGTCATCCTGACCGCGTTCAGCCAGCGCGACCTCGTCGAGCGGGCCCGCGCGGCCGGCGCGATGGCCTATCTGGTCAAGCCGTTCCAGAAATCCGACCTCGTTCCGGCGGTCGAGATCGCCCTGTCGAGGTACTCCGAGATCGCCGTTCTGGAGTCCGAGGTCGCCGGCCTGACCGAGCGCCTCGAGACGCGCAAATCGGTCGAGCGGGCCAAGGGTGAGCTGATGACGAAGTATCAGATGACCGAACCGCAGGCGTTCAAGTGGATTCAGCGCACGGCGATGGACCACCGCATGACTATGCGTGAAGTGGCCGACCGGATCCTGGCGGAGGGTCAGGAAGCGGGCGGCACGCAACCCGCCAATAGTTGA
- a CDS encoding ABC transporter ATP-binding protein, translated as MLLEIDNVTLAYGRIQALHGISLTVGQGEVVALIGANGAGKSTTMRAISGLRPVSQGTIRFDGEDITKLRADLRVIRGVSQSPEGRGIFPGMTVRENLEMGAYTRKSRAEIDEDMQRAFTLFPRLKEREKQAGGTLSGGEQQMLAVGRALMSRPKLLLLDEPSMGLAPMLIQQIFDIIVEINQQGTTVLLVEQNAQQALSRAHRAYVLETGRIVKEGTGADLLNDPAVKDAYLGVA; from the coding sequence ATGCTGCTTGAGATCGACAACGTGACGCTGGCTTACGGGCGCATCCAGGCCCTGCACGGCATCAGCCTCACCGTCGGGCAGGGCGAGGTCGTGGCCCTGATCGGCGCGAACGGCGCCGGCAAGTCGACCACGATGCGGGCCATCTCGGGCCTGCGCCCGGTGTCGCAGGGCACGATCCGGTTCGACGGCGAGGACATCACCAAGCTGCGCGCCGACCTGCGGGTGATCCGCGGCGTCTCGCAGTCGCCCGAGGGCCGGGGCATCTTCCCGGGCATGACGGTGCGGGAGAACCTCGAGATGGGCGCCTACACCCGCAAGAGCCGCGCCGAGATCGACGAGGACATGCAGCGCGCATTTACCCTGTTCCCGCGGCTCAAGGAGCGCGAGAAGCAGGCGGGCGGCACGCTGTCCGGCGGTGAGCAGCAGATGCTGGCGGTGGGCCGGGCCCTGATGAGCCGGCCCAAGTTGCTGCTGCTCGACGAGCCGTCGATGGGTCTCGCGCCGATGCTGATCCAGCAGATCTTCGACATCATCGTCGAGATCAACCAGCAGGGCACGACCGTGCTGCTGGTGGAGCAGAACGCCCAGCAGGCCCTGTCGCGGGCGCATCGCGCGTACGTTCTGGAGACCGGGCGGATCGTCAAGGAGGGCACCGGCGCCGATCTCCTGAACGATCCCGCGGTCAAGGACGCCTACCTGGGCGTCGCTTAA